In Canis lupus baileyi chromosome X, mCanLup2.hap1, whole genome shotgun sequence, one DNA window encodes the following:
- the PBDC1 gene encoding protein PBDC1 isoform X2, with product METTRGTAEPVPGELVSVAHALSLPAESYGNDPDIEMAWAMKAMQHAEVYYKLISSVDPQFLKLTKVDDQIYSEFRKNFEKLRIDVLDPEELKSESAKEKWRPFCLKFDGVVEDFNYGTLLRLDCSQGYTEENTIFAPRIQFLAIEIARNREGYNKAVYTSVYDKEEEKEGNHGRGKGADSAQAEEKGANREREKAKTNKGEEKEKEANKEIHKSSEIAM from the exons ATGGAGACGACTAGGGGAACTGCTGAGCCG GTTCCCGGGGAACTGGTGTCTGtggcacatgctctttctctcccagcCGAGTCTTATGGCAATGAT CCTGATATCGAGATGGCTTGGGCCATGAAAGCAATGCAGCATGCTGAAGTCTACTACAAG CTGATTTCATCAGTTGACCCACAGTTCCTGAAACTCACCAAAGTGGATGACCAAATCTATTCTGAGTTTCGGAAAAATTTCGAGAAACTCAGGATAGATGTGTTGGATCCAGAAGAGCTCAAATCAGAGTCCGCTAAAGAG AAGTGGAGACCATTCTGCTTGAAGTTTGACGGGGTTGTAGAAGACTTCAACTATGGTACTTTGCTGCGACTGGATTGTTCTCAGGGCTACACTGAGGAAAACACCATCTTTG CCCCCAGGATACAATTTCTTGCTATTGAAATTGCTCGGAACCGGGAAGGCTATAACAAAGCAGTTTACACCAGTGTTTAtgacaaagaagaagagaaagaaggcaacCATGGAAGAGGGAAGGGAGCTGACAGTGCACAGGCAGAAGAGAAAGGAgccaacagagaaagagaaaaagcaaaaaccaacaaaggagaagaaaaagagaaagaagccaacaaAGAAATCCACAAGAGTAGTGAAATAGCTATGTAA
- the PBDC1 gene encoding protein PBDC1 isoform X1 gives MAWAMKAMQHAEVYYKLISSVDPQFLKLTKVDDQIYSEFRKNFEKLRIDVLDPEELKSESAKEKWRPFCLKFDGVVEDFNYGTLLRLDCSQGYTEENTIFAPRIQFLAIEIARNREGYNKAVYTSVYDKEEEKEGNHGRGKGADSAQAEEKGANREREKAKTNKGEEKEKEANKEIHKSSEIAM, from the exons ATGGCTTGGGCCATGAAAGCAATGCAGCATGCTGAAGTCTACTACAAG CTGATTTCATCAGTTGACCCACAGTTCCTGAAACTCACCAAAGTGGATGACCAAATCTATTCTGAGTTTCGGAAAAATTTCGAGAAACTCAGGATAGATGTGTTGGATCCAGAAGAGCTCAAATCAGAGTCCGCTAAAGAG AAGTGGAGACCATTCTGCTTGAAGTTTGACGGGGTTGTAGAAGACTTCAACTATGGTACTTTGCTGCGACTGGATTGTTCTCAGGGCTACACTGAGGAAAACACCATCTTTG CCCCCAGGATACAATTTCTTGCTATTGAAATTGCTCGGAACCGGGAAGGCTATAACAAAGCAGTTTACACCAGTGTTTAtgacaaagaagaagagaaagaaggcaacCATGGAAGAGGGAAGGGAGCTGACAGTGCACAGGCAGAAGAGAAAGGAgccaacagagaaagagaaaaagcaaaaaccaacaaaggagaagaaaaagagaaagaagccaacaaAGAAATCCACAAGAGTAGTGAAATAGCTATGTAA